In one window of Candidatus Korarchaeum sp. DNA:
- a CDS encoding amino acid ABC transporter permease, with translation MPSVIEYIPFLMEGSLWTLSLVALGLSLGFSLGLPIAIMEFYGARLDAYIWFMRGTPLIVLLSLLYWGVFPALGVRLGPFETSVIALGLRSSAYQSQIFLSALNSVDSGQIIAARSIGMRERQVVAYVLLPQALRISLPSWSNEYAIMLKDSSICFALGVMEILTRARYISVATGSALLPYLLAGVLFFSLTHAGTSAIELIYRRVRIKGTLGAG, from the coding sequence ATGCCTTCAGTCATAGAATACATACCCTTTTTGATGGAGGGTTCCCTTTGGACCCTCTCCCTAGTGGCCCTGGGCCTCTCCCTCGGCTTCTCTCTCGGGTTACCCATAGCCATAATGGAGTTCTACGGAGCGAGGCTGGATGCTTACATCTGGTTCATGAGGGGGACCCCTCTAATAGTCCTCCTCTCCCTCCTCTACTGGGGGGTCTTCCCGGCATTAGGGGTGAGACTAGGCCCCTTCGAGACGAGCGTGATAGCTCTGGGCCTGAGGAGCAGCGCCTATCAATCTCAGATATTCCTAAGCGCCCTTAACTCTGTGGATAGCGGTCAGATAATCGCTGCTAGGTCTATAGGGATGAGGGAGAGGCAAGTTGTGGCTTATGTACTGCTCCCTCAAGCCCTTAGGATCTCCCTGCCGTCTTGGTCGAATGAGTACGCGATAATGCTGAAGGACTCCTCCATATGCTTCGCTCTGGGAGTCATGGAGATACTGACTAGAGCTAGATACATCTCTGTAGCGACTGGATCAGCTCTCCTCCCTTATCTCCTCGCCGGAGTCCTCTTCTTCTCCTTAACTCACGCGGGGACTAGCGCAATAGAGCTCATCTACAGGAGGGTGAGGATCAAGGGGACTCTGGGGGCTGGATGA